One Candidatus Nitrososphaera evergladensis SR1 genomic window carries:
- a CDS encoding phosphate signaling complex PhoU family protein, translating to MRTTATTTTAAGSAAATDQKEVRKVQFTGRSTYVLSLPKRWIEEMHLHAGDQVTLVRETDNSLSIVPTNTGPAESLAEATAIITSSSSEGESSLRRKVVSMYLAGYNIIHLKLKAGRINPALRDAVRDVVRRNLVGTEMIADASDIITLQVLLSLPELSVNTAIRRMYLIASSMHRDAMTALSELNLELAREVIKSDDEVDRFSLYVLRNLVMATQNGRVLREMGLKSPSDCLSYRVAVKSIERVADHACGIAEMAAKLKDKIPRETLQKIEKMSYLALTVLGDSVEALLRRDYQLADKTVDQVEGIHALEQEALGFVEKSRDPASLKLVLEDIRRTAEYASDIAEAALNETIEEVIERSNIQHK from the coding sequence TTGAGGACGACAGCAACTACTACTACTGCTGCCGGCAGCGCGGCAGCAACAGACCAGAAGGAAGTCCGCAAGGTGCAGTTCACCGGCAGGTCGACCTACGTGCTTTCGCTGCCGAAAAGGTGGATAGAGGAGATGCACCTTCACGCCGGCGACCAAGTGACGCTTGTACGCGAGACTGACAACTCGCTCTCCATAGTCCCTACGAACACCGGCCCGGCAGAGTCGCTTGCCGAGGCGACCGCGATAATCACTTCTTCTTCAAGCGAGGGCGAAAGCTCCCTCCGGCGCAAGGTGGTGTCGATGTACCTTGCCGGCTATAACATCATCCATTTGAAATTAAAGGCAGGGAGGATAAACCCTGCACTTCGCGATGCCGTCCGCGACGTGGTGAGGCGCAACCTTGTCGGCACCGAGATGATAGCCGACGCATCAGACATTATCACACTACAGGTATTGTTGTCATTGCCCGAGCTTTCGGTCAACACTGCCATCAGGCGCATGTACCTCATCGCGTCGTCGATGCACAGGGACGCCATGACCGCCCTTTCAGAACTCAACCTGGAGCTTGCAAGGGAGGTGATAAAATCCGACGACGAGGTCGACCGGTTCAGCCTCTACGTATTGAGGAACCTGGTGATGGCGACCCAGAACGGCCGCGTCCTCCGAGAGATGGGACTGAAGAGCCCGTCAGACTGCCTGAGCTACCGCGTGGCCGTAAAGAGCATCGAGCGCGTGGCCGACCACGCGTGCGGCATTGCCGAGATGGCCGCAAAACTAAAGGACAAGATACCAAGGGAGACGCTGCAAAAGATAGAAAAGATGAGCTACCTTGCGCTTACCGTGCTTGGCGATTCTGTCGAGGCGCTCCTGCGCCGGGACTACCAGCTTGCCGACAAGACGGTCGACCAGGTGGAAGGCATCCACGCGCTTGAGCAGGAGGCGCTTGGGTTCGTGGAAAAATCACGCGACCCGGCGAGCCTGAAACTGGTGCTTGAGGACATCAGGCGCACCGCCGAATACGCAAGCGACATTGCAGAAGCCGCGCTCAACGAGACTATTGAAGAGGTAATAGAGCGCAGCAATATCCAACACAAGTGA
- the pstC gene encoding phosphate ABC transporter permease subunit PstC, which translates to MTSPPSFSESRKERKEFLSSFFLSAKRRGDGLFKWVVIGGAAYTLCMLLLVVFSVVDGSLPILFYQGPGFFTGTGWNPVEGRESYGALPYVIGTLASSGIAMAIGVPISLGIAVFITEIAPAKVGTPVGFVIEILAAIPSIVYGLWALFVFRFWILDYIEAPLYDTLGQSIPFFGPGPFGLDIFTAGIVLAIMIIPIVSAISREVLRAVPNSQREAAYSLGATRWEAVWHFIFPYAKAGILGAAILGLGRAVGETMLVTMVIGNTVGLAAIPDGLFSPGQTLSSLIANEFNEAASPLHASALIGLGATLFILTMAINIGAQLLVSRMVKVAPGAKE; encoded by the coding sequence ATGACTTCTCCTCCTTCTTTTTCAGAATCACGGAAGGAGCGCAAGGAATTCCTCTCGTCGTTCTTTCTGAGTGCAAAGCGCCGGGGCGACGGCCTGTTCAAGTGGGTCGTGATTGGGGGCGCCGCGTACACGCTTTGCATGCTCCTTCTGGTAGTTTTCTCGGTGGTTGACGGCTCGCTGCCCATCCTGTTTTACCAGGGCCCTGGGTTCTTTACCGGCACCGGCTGGAACCCCGTGGAAGGAAGGGAGTCGTACGGCGCGCTTCCCTACGTCATTGGCACGCTTGCAAGCTCGGGCATTGCAATGGCGATAGGAGTGCCAATAAGCCTGGGCATCGCAGTGTTTATCACCGAAATCGCGCCTGCAAAGGTGGGGACGCCGGTAGGCTTTGTGATAGAGATCCTGGCGGCAATCCCAAGCATCGTCTACGGCCTGTGGGCGCTCTTTGTCTTTCGGTTCTGGATACTTGACTACATCGAGGCTCCGCTGTACGACACGCTTGGCCAGTCGATACCGTTCTTTGGCCCCGGCCCGTTTGGCCTTGACATCTTTACCGCCGGCATCGTCCTTGCCATAATGATAATACCTATTGTTTCTGCAATCTCGAGAGAGGTCCTAAGGGCGGTGCCAAACTCGCAGCGTGAAGCTGCGTACAGCCTCGGCGCGACACGCTGGGAGGCTGTCTGGCACTTTATCTTTCCGTACGCCAAGGCCGGAATCCTTGGCGCGGCCATCCTCGGCCTCGGCAGGGCCGTGGGCGAGACAATGCTTGTCACCATGGTGATTGGAAACACCGTGGGGCTGGCTGCGATACCCGACGGCCTGTTCAGCCCGGGCCAGACGCTTTCAAGCCTCATAGCCAACGAGTTCAACGAGGCCGCGTCGCCACTACACGCCTCAGCGCTCATCGGGCTTGGCGCGACGCTGTTCATCCTCACGATGGCCATCAACATCGGCGCGCAGCTGCTCGTGTCAAGGATGGTCAAGGTAGCACCGGGGGCCAAAGAATAA
- the pstS gene encoding phosphate ABC transporter substrate-binding protein PstS yields the protein MMPMLSAYAQGKIVIDGAGATFPFPLIDTWRVQYQKVNSDVSLNYQSIGSGGGVKQFTEKTVDFGASDAPLTESERGALPGPAVHIPETIGSVVAAYNVPGVEKGLKLTGPVLADIYLGKIKKWNDPQIASENSGVNLPNRDIVVVRRADGSGTTFVWTSYLATVSQEWKDKVGAGKSVEWPVGVGAPGNEGVSNTIGQTPYSLGYVELSYALTTGMDYASIKNKAGNFVEPTLDSTKAAVEAGATSLPAGDASWANVSLLDASGDNSYPIASFSYLLLYKEMSTSPKVDSAQKAKAIVDFIAWAIGPEGQKHAEQLSYVPLPDNVVKLNMQTLGSLTYKSQPVLQQQQQQASDTTVSATFEGKSYPVKVSSSSSAKVTSVAVNAAGQSIDVGFDKPGDVELTLPKAMIDGIQVVSAGGKEVSFQQVGSTATETTIKFTVPDGSAGPVSIKGASVVPEFGVVSALVLAVSLVAVIGIARFKGQASFFGLGRL from the coding sequence ATGATGCCCATGCTGTCCGCTTATGCGCAGGGCAAGATAGTGATAGACGGTGCCGGCGCAACGTTTCCCTTCCCGCTGATAGACACGTGGCGGGTGCAGTACCAGAAGGTAAACTCTGATGTCAGCCTGAACTACCAGTCAATAGGAAGCGGCGGAGGGGTAAAGCAGTTCACCGAAAAGACGGTCGACTTTGGAGCGTCAGACGCACCTCTCACTGAAAGCGAGAGAGGCGCGCTGCCCGGGCCGGCAGTCCACATCCCTGAAACCATTGGTTCCGTGGTAGCAGCGTACAACGTGCCAGGGGTTGAGAAGGGCCTAAAGCTCACCGGCCCCGTCCTTGCCGACATTTACCTTGGCAAGATAAAGAAGTGGAACGACCCGCAGATCGCCTCTGAAAATTCTGGTGTCAACCTTCCAAACCGCGACATTGTAGTCGTGCGCAGGGCAGACGGCTCTGGAACGACGTTTGTATGGACCAGCTACCTTGCAACTGTGAGCCAGGAATGGAAGGACAAGGTGGGCGCAGGCAAGTCCGTCGAGTGGCCTGTGGGCGTTGGCGCTCCCGGAAACGAGGGCGTTTCAAACACGATAGGGCAGACGCCCTACTCGCTTGGGTACGTGGAGCTCTCGTACGCGCTCACTACAGGGATGGACTATGCCAGCATAAAGAACAAGGCAGGCAATTTTGTAGAACCGACCCTTGATTCGACAAAGGCAGCCGTAGAAGCGGGCGCTACGTCGCTCCCCGCTGGTGACGCCTCGTGGGCCAACGTTTCGCTCCTTGACGCATCAGGCGACAACTCGTACCCGATTGCAAGCTTTTCTTACCTGCTTCTGTACAAGGAGATGAGCACGTCTCCCAAGGTGGACAGTGCGCAAAAAGCCAAGGCGATTGTTGATTTCATCGCGTGGGCGATAGGGCCGGAAGGGCAAAAGCACGCCGAGCAGCTGTCGTACGTGCCCCTGCCTGACAACGTCGTCAAGCTGAACATGCAGACCCTCGGCTCGCTGACGTACAAGAGCCAGCCTGTACTGCAACAGCAACAGCAGCAAGCCTCTGACACTACAGTGTCTGCCACGTTTGAAGGCAAGAGCTACCCCGTCAAGGTCAGCAGCTCGTCAAGCGCCAAGGTCACGAGCGTCGCAGTAAACGCGGCGGGCCAGTCAATCGACGTCGGGTTTGACAAGCCCGGCGACGTGGAGCTTACCCTGCCAAAGGCCATGATAGACGGCATACAGGTCGTCTCGGCGGGAGGCAAGGAGGTGAGCTTCCAGCAGGTAGGCTCGACAGCCACGGAAACCACGATAAAATTCACGGTGCCTGACGGCAGCGCCGGGCCGGTCAGCATCAAGGGCGCGTCGGTCGTTCCCGAGTTTGGCGTGGTATCAGCGCTCGTCCTTGCAGTGTCGCTTGTGGCAGTGATAGGCATCGCGCGCTTTAAGGGACAGGCTTCTTTTTTTGGGCTAGGTAGGCTCTAG
- the pstA gene encoding phosphate ABC transporter permease PstA, with product MQPRQERKKMIQDAMVRTNARRRLADKLFTAVTVACIAAAMIPLGSILVEVVKNGAGAITAEFLTQPQGSIIAGDGGIGPAIQGTLLVVALASLIGIPVGVLAGIYLSEYARDSRFARAVRFLNNVMTGLPSIVIGIVGYVVLVLTIGSFNITAGAVALSIIMIPIIVGVTEETLKLVPNSVREAGHSLGIPKWKVTIFITLMAAKSGVLTGIVLAIARIAGETAPLIMTILGTSLFFQGFSGPVDALPLRIWRLASLPYEHAHSFGWGAALVLILIVLSLSIVLRFVVLRRKRGRVNVVKL from the coding sequence ATGCAGCCAAGGCAGGAGCGCAAAAAAATGATCCAGGATGCGATGGTCAGGACAAACGCCCGGCGCCGGCTCGCAGACAAGCTGTTCACCGCAGTCACGGTCGCCTGCATCGCGGCAGCAATGATCCCGCTTGGAAGCATCCTTGTTGAAGTGGTGAAAAACGGCGCAGGCGCCATAACCGCAGAATTTCTGACGCAGCCGCAGGGCTCCATAATAGCAGGCGACGGCGGGATAGGGCCGGCCATACAGGGCACGCTGCTTGTAGTCGCGCTGGCGTCGCTCATCGGCATCCCGGTGGGCGTGCTTGCAGGCATCTACCTTTCCGAGTACGCCCGGGACAGCAGGTTTGCCCGCGCAGTGCGGTTCCTTAACAACGTCATGACGGGCCTGCCGTCCATCGTCATCGGCATAGTGGGATACGTTGTGCTCGTGCTCACCATCGGGTCGTTCAACATCACTGCAGGCGCTGTTGCATTGTCCATCATCATGATACCCATCATAGTCGGCGTGACGGAGGAGACGCTCAAGCTCGTGCCAAACTCCGTCCGCGAGGCAGGCCACTCGCTTGGCATACCAAAGTGGAAGGTGACCATCTTTATAACGCTGATGGCCGCAAAGAGCGGCGTCCTGACCGGCATCGTACTTGCAATTGCGAGGATAGCCGGCGAGACTGCGCCCCTCATCATGACCATCCTTGGCACGAGCCTGTTCTTTCAGGGCTTTTCCGGGCCTGTCGACGCGCTCCCGCTCAGGATATGGCGCCTTGCTTCGCTTCCGTACGAACACGCGCACTCGTTTGGATGGGGCGCCGCGCTCGTACTGATACTGATAGTGCTGTCGCTTTCAATCGTGCTCCGGTTTGTAGTGCTGAGGCGCAAGCGTGGCAGAGTCAATGTTGTAAAGCTCTAA
- a CDS encoding MarR family transcriptional regulator: protein MSSSSVNESPNHFMVLDAISRGVKSVGKIAKVTKLDKALVEMIVNDLAAQRLIIKSEKKGFFGGKKEELTVTETGMRVLAAKKQELERKFQEFQQWYSNGQTQQLQNSMQNDRMWLPFMLFSGIMNAMFFMSMMSFMGAALTPTETALAGDQGVDTGAGGADAGTDGGGAGADGGGGGMDSGGGGDFGGGDFGGGDFSF, encoded by the coding sequence ATGTCATCATCATCGGTAAACGAAAGCCCTAACCACTTCATGGTCCTTGATGCGATCTCTAGGGGAGTGAAATCAGTAGGCAAGATAGCCAAGGTCACGAAGCTCGACAAGGCCCTCGTAGAGATGATAGTTAACGACCTTGCGGCCCAGCGCCTCATAATAAAGAGCGAGAAAAAGGGATTTTTTGGAGGCAAGAAGGAGGAGCTGACGGTAACAGAGACCGGTATGCGCGTGCTTGCAGCCAAAAAGCAAGAGCTTGAGCGCAAGTTCCAAGAGTTTCAGCAATGGTATTCCAACGGCCAGACGCAGCAGCTGCAGAACTCTATGCAGAACGACAGGATGTGGCTTCCCTTCATGCTGTTCTCCGGCATAATGAACGCCATGTTCTTCATGTCCATGATGTCGTTCATGGGAGCCGCGCTGACCCCTACCGAGACGGCGCTTGCCGGCGACCAGGGCGTTGACACTGGCGCAGGTGGTGCCGACGCCGGAACTGACGGCGGAGGAGCCGGCGCTGATGGTGGCGGTGGCGGCATGGACAGCGGCGGTGGAGGAGATTTCGGCGGTGGCGACTTTGGCGGTGGGGACTTTAGCTTCTAG
- the sixA gene encoding phosphohistidine phosphatase SixA, with the protein MELYILRHGEAGKRLAAGSKDSERPLTVAGEQEVKEIAGALVDLGIKLDFVAASPLARARQTAEIVVKKLKVKKGKFELWNELKPEGSRLALYSKLAQFKPGDSVMVVGHEPYLSSLVGDLMFDSQGSSSGGGSNGRIVLKKAGLARVSVTSLRPRARGELRWLLTPRHMRRMMTT; encoded by the coding sequence GTGGAGCTTTACATCCTGCGTCACGGCGAGGCGGGCAAGAGGCTTGCCGCCGGAAGCAAGGATTCCGAGCGCCCGCTTACCGTTGCAGGCGAGCAAGAAGTAAAGGAGATAGCGGGCGCCCTTGTCGATCTCGGGATAAAGCTTGACTTTGTGGCCGCAAGCCCGCTTGCAAGGGCTCGCCAGACCGCCGAGATCGTCGTCAAAAAACTAAAGGTCAAGAAAGGAAAATTCGAGCTGTGGAACGAACTAAAGCCGGAGGGAAGCAGGCTTGCGCTCTATTCCAAGCTTGCGCAGTTCAAGCCCGGCGATTCTGTAATGGTGGTAGGTCACGAGCCGTACCTCAGCAGCCTGGTTGGCGACCTGATGTTTGACAGCCAAGGGAGCAGTAGCGGTGGCGGCAGTAATGGGCGCATTGTGCTGAAAAAGGCCGGCCTTGCAAGGGTCAGCGTGACGTCGCTCCGGCCAAGGGCAAGGGGGGAGCTGCGGTGGCTTCTTACGCCGCGCCACATGAGGAGGATGATGACAACATAA
- a CDS encoding DNA methyltransferase has protein sequence MVSSAAVAAAGRQGRIFACTSKTEKECLDRMLFATGRLYGEGVLAIKKGDPLFLLNLDTDVLYGTFAADSDGKKDIEPEAWAGRYPYQVRVSQQNGKAAHSIKGAKKILSQMGLGWRDALSPAAAEALSNYLENPNGKIASFEKDEEDEKPRLESTTLWDYPRQSYGKTPKGSNKYAGVTPAFAIYNMVKRYTEPGDLVLDPMAGSGTTLDVCREEGRRCRAFDISPVRPDIVQNDARKIPLADESVDMVFIDSPYGDNIDYNDQPGNIGKISAETDEFYDELEKVMAECRRVMKPGKAIGWVIGDQWVHKKFTPVGFKVYERLCKHFETVDIICLARRGQTSNTGVWHNRALRFNFYLRGFKYLFIMRKPDGNSASPAGKKEKKKKVSWTQYTRKK, from the coding sequence ATGGTGTCTTCTGCCGCTGTTGCTGCTGCAGGAAGGCAGGGTCGCATTTTCGCCTGCACCAGCAAGACGGAAAAAGAATGCCTTGACAGGATGCTGTTTGCCACTGGCAGGCTGTACGGCGAAGGCGTGCTTGCCATAAAAAAGGGCGACCCGCTGTTTTTGCTGAACCTTGACACCGACGTGCTGTACGGGACTTTTGCGGCAGACTCGGACGGCAAGAAAGACATCGAGCCGGAGGCATGGGCAGGAAGATACCCGTACCAGGTAAGGGTATCGCAGCAAAATGGCAAAGCGGCGCATTCGATAAAGGGCGCCAAGAAAATCCTTTCGCAGATGGGCCTTGGCTGGCGCGACGCGCTCTCGCCCGCTGCGGCAGAGGCGCTTTCCAACTACCTTGAAAACCCAAACGGCAAGATTGCATCGTTTGAGAAGGATGAAGAGGACGAAAAGCCCCGGCTAGAGTCAACCACGCTGTGGGACTATCCCCGGCAGAGCTACGGCAAGACGCCCAAGGGAAGCAACAAGTATGCAGGAGTCACGCCGGCGTTTGCGATATACAACATGGTAAAGCGCTACACCGAGCCGGGCGACCTTGTGCTCGACCCGATGGCAGGAAGCGGCACCACGCTTGACGTCTGCAGAGAAGAAGGCAGAAGGTGCAGGGCGTTTGACATTTCGCCCGTCAGGCCCGACATCGTGCAGAACGACGCGCGCAAGATCCCGCTTGCAGACGAAAGCGTCGACATGGTTTTCATCGACTCGCCGTACGGCGACAACATCGACTACAACGACCAACCCGGCAACATCGGCAAGATCTCTGCCGAAACCGATGAGTTTTACGACGAGCTTGAAAAAGTGATGGCAGAGTGCCGCCGCGTGATGAAGCCCGGCAAGGCAATAGGATGGGTAATCGGCGACCAGTGGGTGCACAAGAAATTCACGCCCGTCGGATTCAAGGTGTACGAGCGGCTGTGCAAGCATTTTGAAACAGTCGACATCATATGCCTTGCAAGGCGCGGCCAGACGTCAAACACAGGCGTGTGGCACAACCGTGCGCTGAGATTCAACTTTTACCTGCGGGGCTTCAAGTACCTTTTCATAATGAGAAAGCCAGACGGCAATAGCGCATCGCCTGCAGGCAAGAAAGAGAAGAAGAAAAAGGTAAGCTGGACCCAATATACCAGAAAAAAATAG
- a CDS encoding VOC family protein, with amino-acid sequence MATKIFVNLPVKDLNKTVEFFTKLGFTFNPQFTDENATCMMVGEDIFVMLLVERFFKTFTKKEISDTTKNTEVIVALSAESREKVDQLMKKVIEAGGKEPRAPQDYGWMYGRAFEDINGHLWEIFYMDESAVKKE; translated from the coding sequence ATGGCAACAAAAATTTTTGTGAATTTACCAGTCAAAGATCTCAACAAGACGGTGGAATTCTTTACCAAGCTTGGTTTTACGTTCAACCCTCAATTTACCGACGAGAACGCAACGTGCATGATGGTAGGCGAAGACATATTCGTGATGCTCTTGGTTGAAAGATTTTTCAAGACTTTTACCAAAAAGGAAATTTCCGATACTACGAAAAACACAGAGGTGATAGTGGCGCTATCGGCCGAAAGCAGAGAAAAAGTGGACCAGCTGATGAAGAAGGTCATCGAAGCTGGAGGCAAAGAACCCAGAGCGCCGCAAGATTATGGATGGATGTACGGGCGTGCCTTTGAAGACATTAATGGACATCTTTGGGAGATATTCTACATGGACGAAAGCGCGGTCAAAAAAGAGTAG
- a CDS encoding phosphate signaling complex PhoU family protein, producing the protein MTRLLDYGLRSMSNLIMDMAELSVRSVDTAIELYEKGDGSSDRSQKIFEWSEQLRVLQDEVTELAVELIARYQPVATDLRFIRSCIEISYGFSRFGRYAYDIVDVMGMMGSVSHCDKGAVMEMADTARKMIHASVQALKSRDKEAAQKLYQMDDTVDALYRKYVREAITPSTKKGSNDLVKDPRCYVSSLLILRYLERIADHACYIGDSVYYIVTGTSSPRR; encoded by the coding sequence ATGACCCGCCTCCTCGACTATGGGCTGCGCAGCATGAGCAACCTGATAATGGACATGGCCGAGCTTTCCGTGCGCTCCGTCGACACTGCAATCGAGCTGTACGAAAAGGGCGACGGCAGCAGCGACAGGTCGCAAAAGATATTCGAGTGGTCCGAGCAGCTGCGCGTGCTGCAGGACGAGGTGACCGAGCTTGCAGTCGAGCTTATCGCCAGGTACCAGCCGGTGGCCACAGACCTGCGCTTCATCCGCTCATGCATCGAGATCTCGTACGGCTTTTCACGCTTTGGGCGCTACGCCTACGACATCGTCGACGTGATGGGCATGATGGGCTCCGTGTCGCACTGCGACAAGGGCGCCGTGATGGAGATGGCCGACACTGCCCGCAAGATGATCCACGCAAGCGTGCAGGCGTTAAAGTCAAGGGACAAGGAGGCCGCGCAAAAACTGTACCAGATGGACGACACGGTCGACGCCCTGTACAGGAAATACGTGCGCGAGGCGATAACGCCGAGCACGAAGAAAGGCTCCAACGACCTTGTCAAAGACCCGCGCTGCTATGTATCCAGCCTGCTCATATTGCGCTACCTTGAGAGGATAGCAGACCATGCGTGCTACATCGGCGATTCCGTGTATTACATCGTGACCGGGACGTCAAGCCCGCGCCGGTGA
- a CDS encoding NUDIX domain-containing protein, with protein sequence MKNAPEGWKILSSKKVYGHRYLSVYEDEMDLAGKRKKTYIRGRRLDYSTIVPFSDDAKSILTIKSYRHLVDSYQVEVPSGYIEKGESPLQAARRELEEETGYVAKKMVLVGSYTLDYSMFEQTGNVFAAYGLEDTGTKRLGSMEKISQVSFVPVQRVKKMLLEGRILNAASIVALYRAIHYNEAGSGEII encoded by the coding sequence GTGAAAAACGCCCCGGAAGGCTGGAAGATTCTGTCATCGAAAAAAGTGTACGGCCACCGCTACCTGTCCGTGTACGAGGACGAGATGGACCTTGCCGGCAAGAGGAAAAAGACCTACATACGCGGCCGGCGCCTTGACTATTCTACCATCGTGCCCTTTTCAGACGACGCAAAGAGCATCCTTACAATCAAGAGCTACCGGCACCTTGTAGACTCGTACCAGGTTGAGGTGCCCTCCGGCTACATCGAAAAGGGCGAGTCGCCTCTGCAGGCGGCAAGGCGCGAGCTGGAAGAAGAGACAGGCTATGTCGCAAAAAAGATGGTACTGGTGGGCTCGTACACGCTTGACTATTCCATGTTTGAGCAGACAGGCAACGTGTTTGCCGCATACGGCCTTGAGGACACCGGCACAAAAAGGCTTGGCAGCATGGAAAAGATATCTCAAGTGAGCTTTGTGCCAGTGCAAAGAGTGAAAAAGATGCTCCTTGAGGGCAGGATACTGAACGCGGCGTCCATAGTGGCGCTGTACCGCGCCATCCATTATAACGAAGCAGGATCCGGGGAAATAATTTAA
- the pstB gene encoding phosphate ABC transporter ATP-binding protein PstB yields MTTSEEYLSSSGSPSYEAQATSAKPGYKVSVQRLNSWFFDKQALKGINLDVKENTATALIGPSGCGKTTLIRSLNRMNEMTLGARVQGSVFLDDTDIYGRETDPVLIKRRIGMVFQKPNPFPTMSIFDNVAAGLKLNGIRDKKMLGEIVEESLKGAALWEEVKNELSKPGISLSGGQQQRLCIARALAMQPEVLLMDEPTSALDPIASSKIEELIHELKKDLTVIIVTHNMQQAARVSDYTAFMYLGELVEYGPTKQMFENPEKELTERYISGKFG; encoded by the coding sequence ATGACGACGAGCGAAGAATACCTCAGTAGTAGTGGTAGCCCTAGTTATGAGGCTCAAGCGACATCAGCCAAGCCCGGCTACAAGGTTTCGGTCCAGCGCCTCAACTCCTGGTTCTTTGACAAGCAGGCGCTAAAGGGCATCAACCTCGACGTCAAGGAAAACACGGCAACTGCCCTCATCGGCCCGTCTGGCTGCGGCAAGACCACGCTCATCCGCTCGCTCAACCGAATGAACGAGATGACCCTCGGCGCCAGGGTGCAGGGAAGCGTCTTTCTCGATGACACTGACATTTACGGCAGGGAAACAGACCCTGTCCTCATAAAGCGCAGGATTGGCATGGTGTTCCAAAAGCCAAACCCGTTTCCTACCATGAGCATCTTTGACAACGTTGCAGCAGGGCTAAAGCTGAACGGCATCAGGGACAAAAAGATGCTAGGCGAGATAGTCGAGGAGAGCCTGAAAGGAGCAGCGCTGTGGGAAGAGGTGAAAAACGAGCTTTCCAAGCCCGGAATCAGCCTTTCCGGCGGCCAGCAGCAGCGCCTGTGCATCGCCCGCGCCCTTGCAATGCAGCCCGAAGTGCTCTTGATGGATGAGCCGACATCGGCCCTTGACCCGATAGCATCCTCAAAAATAGAGGAGCTGATACACGAGCTGAAAAAGGACCTGACCGTGATCATAGTCACGCACAACATGCAGCAGGCAGCCCGCGTCTCTGACTACACCGCGTTCATGTACCTGGGAGAGCTTGTCGAATACGGCCCTACAAAGCAGATGTTTGAAAACCCGGAAAAAGAGCTGACCGAGCGCTACATCTCGGGCAAGTTTGGCTAG